The stretch of DNA CTCGGCCCAGGACCCGCGGGCGGTGAGGATCAGCACCGGGGTTGCCAGGCCGCCGGCGCGCCATTTGGCCAGCACTTCCAGGCCCGGCACCCCGGGCAGGCCGAGGTCGAGCACGATCAGGTCGTAGGGCTCGCTGGTGCCCTGATACAGCGCGTCACGGCCGTCGGCCAGCCAGTCCACGGCGTAGCCCTGACGGTTGAGCCCGGCCAGCAGTTCGTCGGCCAGGGAGACGTGGTCTTCCACCAGGAGCAGGCGCATCAGTCATCTTCCTTGTCTTTCAGTAAGCGGCCGGTGGTGGCCTCCAGGTCCAGCTCGCGGACCACGCCCTCGGCGGTCAGCAGCTCGACTTCATAGATGTAGACGTCGTGTTTTTCTTCCAGCTCGGCTTCCAGCAACTTGGCTCCGGGGTAACGGTCCAGGGCCTGCTGCAGCAATTGCTCCAGCGGCAGGATCACCCCTTGCTGGCGCAGGCGCAGGGCTTCGTCCTGGTCCAGGTCGCGGGCCAGCGCCACCGAGCAAAAAGCCAGAAGCGCCAGGGCCACCCTGCTGCCGGCGCGTAGATTCACCTTCATTACGTATCCTGATGATCCTTGAGCACCTGGCCGCTCACTGCGTCCAATTCCAGGTCCCACTCAACCCCTTGAGGGTCGCGCATCTCGATCTGGTAGATGTACTTGCCGTACTCCTCTTCCAGCTCGGTTTCGGTGATGGTCGCGCCCGGGTGCTTGGCCAATGCCGTGGCATTGAGTTTTTCAAAGGACACAATGGTACCAGCGTCGCGCAGTCTCAGGGCCTCGTCGGGCCCCAGGT from Pseudomonas chlororaphis subsp. chlororaphis encodes:
- a CDS encoding PepSY domain-containing protein; translated protein: MKVNLRAGSRVALALLAFCSVALARDLDQDEALRLRQQGVILPLEQLLQQALDRYPGAKLLEAELEEKHDVYIYEVELLTAEGVVRELDLEATTGRLLKDKEDD
- a CDS encoding PepSY domain-containing protein yields the protein MKTLTALFTATLIGMTASLAHARDLGPDEALRLRDAGTIVSFEKLNATALAKHPGATITETELEEEYGKYIYQIEMRDPQGVEWDLELDAVSGQVLKDHQDT